One window from the genome of Corynebacterium sp. SCR221107 encodes:
- a CDS encoding dipeptide ABC transporter ATP-binding protein, which translates to METTQSRKPRVSIDKLAVTFATDEGPVEAVRNVSLDVAEGEILALVGESGSGKTVTARSVLGFTPEAEGTIVVDGKDVLHLGPQQLRALRGTDVSMIFQEPSSAMNPVYPIWWQMGEGIRAHDKKIKKKEIKARCVEALRAVGIPNPEKRIDHYPHEFSGGQKQRIMIAMALEMGAKTIIADEPTTALDVTVQAEILQLLRSIRDKYHTSIIIITHNMGVVADLADTVAVMYQGEIVEKAPVAELFANPQQEYTKKLLAAVPHLGRRSHSAGLDSEARQELLERTAVVEARGLEITYPGRLGSPAFRAVKGIDFDIHQGEVFGLVGESGSGKTTIGRAMIGLEKTTGGSLKVLGQELAGINQRELRQLRRRVGFVFQDPATSFNPHFTIAECIAEPLVINRPELSAAERDKEVADLLDAVALPTSYARRYPHELSGGQRQRVSLARGLVLRPELIIADEPTSALDVSVQAVVLELFQQLQREFNFASLFISHDLAVIDMVAHRVGVLYHGELVEAGFGADILQNPSQLYTQRLIASLPVPDPVEQARRRARRVS; encoded by the coding sequence ATGGAAACAACACAATCCAGAAAACCCCGTGTCAGCATTGACAAGCTCGCGGTCACCTTCGCCACCGACGAGGGTCCCGTCGAGGCGGTGCGCAACGTCAGCCTCGACGTTGCAGAAGGGGAAATTCTCGCCTTGGTGGGCGAGTCCGGCTCCGGCAAGACTGTTACCGCGCGCTCGGTCCTGGGCTTTACCCCGGAAGCAGAAGGCACCATCGTCGTCGACGGCAAGGACGTGCTTCACCTCGGGCCGCAGCAGCTGCGCGCGCTGCGCGGCACGGACGTCTCCATGATCTTCCAGGAACCGTCGAGCGCGATGAACCCGGTCTATCCGATCTGGTGGCAGATGGGCGAGGGCATCCGCGCCCACGATAAGAAGATCAAGAAGAAGGAGATCAAGGCCCGCTGCGTGGAGGCGCTGCGCGCGGTGGGGATCCCGAACCCGGAAAAGCGCATCGACCATTACCCGCACGAGTTCTCCGGAGGGCAAAAGCAGCGCATCATGATCGCGATGGCGCTGGAGATGGGCGCGAAGACCATCATCGCCGACGAGCCCACCACCGCGCTCGACGTCACGGTGCAGGCGGAAATCCTCCAGCTGCTGCGCTCGATCCGCGATAAGTACCACACCTCGATCATCATCATTACCCACAACATGGGCGTGGTCGCCGACCTCGCCGACACCGTGGCCGTGATGTACCAGGGTGAGATCGTGGAGAAGGCGCCGGTGGCCGAGCTGTTTGCGAATCCCCAGCAGGAGTACACAAAGAAGCTACTTGCCGCTGTCCCGCATCTGGGGCGCAGGTCGCACTCGGCCGGCCTGGATTCCGAGGCGAGGCAGGAGCTGCTCGAACGCACGGCCGTGGTCGAGGCCCGCGGCCTAGAAATCACTTACCCCGGGCGCTTGGGTTCGCCGGCGTTCCGTGCGGTCAAGGGGATCGACTTCGACATCCACCAGGGCGAGGTCTTTGGCCTGGTGGGTGAGTCCGGCTCCGGCAAGACCACCATTGGCCGGGCGATGATCGGCTTGGAAAAGACCACCGGCGGCTCGCTCAAGGTGCTGGGCCAGGAGCTTGCCGGCATCAATCAGCGCGAGCTTCGGCAGCTGCGCCGGCGCGTTGGCTTCGTATTCCAGGACCCGGCGACCTCCTTTAATCCGCATTTCACCATCGCGGAGTGCATAGCCGAGCCGCTGGTGATCAACCGCCCGGAGCTGTCTGCCGCTGAGCGGGACAAGGAGGTAGCCGACCTGCTCGATGCCGTAGCCTTGCCCACTAGCTACGCGAGGCGCTATCCGCACGAGCTCTCCGGCGGCCAGCGCCAACGCGTAAGCCTCGCCCGCGGGCTCGTGCTTCGCCCGGAGCTCATCATCGCCGATGAGCCAACCTCGGCGCTGGATGTCTCGGTGCAGGCCGTGGTGCTGGAGCTGTTCCAGCAATTGCAGCGCGAGTTCAACTTCGCCTCACTGTTTATTAGCCACGATCTCGCGGTGATCGACATGGTGGCCCACCGCGTAGGCGTGCTTTATCACGGCGAATTGGTTGAGGCTGGATTTGGCGCGGATATTCTTCAAAATCCTAGCCAGCTCTATACTCAGCGCCTTATCGCCTCCCTGCCGGTGCCGGATCCGGTGGAACAGGCGCGCAGGCGTGCGCGA